The following proteins are co-located in the Pseudomonas synxantha genome:
- a CDS encoding non-ribosomal peptide synthetase, with the protein MATPSTSTATLLRRSLSEALGQPAEQIPLEANLIEWGLDSVTLIRLAGQWRRQGLAARFAELVADPRLCTWLTLLDTAPVAPAPANHSADDGLPFELAPMQHAYWIGRAPGQALGGVAAHFYNEFDGHGVDPSRLEAAVQTLLARHPMLRAQFLDDGRQQILPHSPWPGLKVHDLRQADSEQLQQQLQALRAELSHRQLAVEHGQVLDIQLSLLPQGTRLHLNLDMLAADALSLRTLLGDLVQLYRQQPLPALDYSFPRYLADLREEQASPEHRERHRQARDYWLQRLDALPGAPRLPIKMQGDEGQVRRRHHWLSPSLRQAFERHAREHALTPAMALAAVFCEALGAWCETPELLLNLPLFNRTPLHADVERLVGDFTSSILLAWDGRVSGSFAARATALQRRFHGDAAHSAFSGLEVLRELSRHRGEQVLAPVVYTSALGLGELFAEGVQECFGQPAWIISQGPQVWLDAQVTELDGGILVNLDAREGLFAEGVLDGLFDAYTGLLQRLCHDATAWDQPVPALIPASQLGVRSAAQGQPAALPVERLHEGFFTQAQLAPTLPALLYGNQAITYGELAKRALGVAAYLESQGVKRGDVVALQLPKGPEQVIAVLGILACSATYLPIGVDQPAARCRKICEGAGARLLLTQLPDAASPLQAPRRGAISDLAYILYTSGSTGEPKGVEISHLAAANTLEDLQRRLQLNRDDRVLALSALEFDLSVFDLFAPLACGAAVILIEPDAQRDAPRWRELAVQHRASVLNCVPALLDMLLGCADAPLPLRAVLLGGDKVAPQLAPRLWAQAPGCRFMALGGATEAAIHSTLFEVVPGQALHWHCLPYGKPLDNVSLRVVDPHGHDCPDWVAGELWIGGAGVAEGYRGDALRSAERFVHYQGLRWYRTGDSARYHPDGTVEFLGRTDFQLKLHGYRIEAGEVEHALLACPGVEQAVALLAGQHLAAVVRLANGPAQPTPLAFPRLAEHLPAYMIPSLILGCAQWPLTTNGKVDRKVLNGWLAEHSGAAPDQLSPPCGPIEQQVAHAWQQLLGCGEVCREHSFFALGGDSLSATRLVRLLAEQGLGGARIARVFAQPVLAQFCEGLHQQAHIQPPRTLVPDLAQRHAPFPITEVQQAYWLGRDPSLVLGGVSCHFYREYDVEDLDLPRLQHALGRLIERHEMLRAVFDQAGQARILPVVPTFVIGQGYACIEDLREHCAHRVFDPAHWPLFDVQAVTQGRHTRLAISLDNLILDALSILRFYAELDALYREPTLTLAPLELSFRDYQLQAGVEPAERLAAQRFWQARLPQLPPHPQLPLATDPASLGRPRFERLQGQVKAGAWQAILANAQQHGLTASAVLLCAFAETLGRWSARPDLSLNLTLFDRRPVHPQIDQIMGDFTSLTLLGYVPVAGERWIDRARRTQQHLGEALEHRCIGSVSLLRQLARDSGEQQASMPVVFTSALGVPDGTAAPVDGPFARQVFGLTQTPQVWLDHQVVEADGGIALNWDRVVGLFPDGLVEAMFDAYLGSLHWLAEHPWDSAPPDLLPVAQAQLRARLNAPGPGVPGDPTLHQGFFQHAQQAPQRPALLWGEHGRLSYGELAERALRIARSLMDAGVTTGDLVAVSLAKGPQQIASVLGVLAAGAAYLPVGVDQPLQRCQRILQQAGVSLILAEHDPQLPGVKHLKPSQAQSVEPLHAPLPVSAGQLAYVIYTSGSTGQPKGVEITHRAAMNTVAEINRGYGVDASDRGLALSALDFDLSVYDLFGLLSVGGALVLIDEDQRRDARAWLKALQHHSVSLWNSVPALLDMLLEANAVEQQPLALKVALLSGDWIGLDLPQRLRQQAPDCRFIALGGATEAAIWSNHFEVRQPLPGWRSIPYGVPLANQAYRVVDALGRDCPDWVTGELWIGGDGVARGYRHAPQLNAERFVNGWYRTGDLGRYRPDGLLEFLGRADTQVKLRGHRIELGEVEAALAAHPCVNQAVALVADQRLLAAVAASTCAEVLALHLEQCLPAYMRPEQILVLDRLPLSSNGKVDRRALLAPLAAAAHSRPTLDETPLSTTEQLVAELWQQLLNVPCVSRHDNFFRLGGDSLLATRFLEMLRSRIGVELPMGQLFGAASLLEVAQTLERQPAPHPIEEGVI; encoded by the coding sequence ATGGCCACTCCCAGCACCTCAACCGCAACCCTGCTGCGCCGTTCCCTGTCCGAAGCCCTGGGGCAGCCCGCCGAACAGATTCCCCTGGAGGCCAACCTGATTGAATGGGGGCTGGATTCAGTCACCCTGATCCGTCTCGCCGGCCAATGGCGGCGCCAGGGCCTGGCCGCGCGTTTCGCCGAGCTGGTAGCCGACCCACGCCTGTGCACGTGGCTGACGCTGCTTGATACCGCCCCCGTCGCCCCGGCCCCCGCCAACCACAGTGCGGACGACGGCCTGCCCTTCGAACTGGCGCCCATGCAACACGCCTACTGGATCGGCCGCGCCCCTGGCCAAGCCCTGGGCGGTGTGGCCGCGCACTTCTATAACGAATTCGACGGCCACGGCGTTGACCCAAGCCGCCTGGAAGCCGCGGTGCAGACCTTGCTGGCCCGCCATCCGATGTTGCGGGCGCAGTTTCTCGACGATGGCCGCCAACAGATCCTGCCCCACAGCCCATGGCCGGGGCTGAAGGTGCATGACCTGCGCCAGGCCGATTCCGAACAGCTGCAACAGCAACTGCAGGCCTTGCGCGCCGAGTTGTCCCATCGCCAGTTGGCGGTGGAACACGGTCAGGTGCTGGACATCCAGCTATCGCTGTTGCCCCAGGGCACACGCCTGCACCTGAACCTCGACATGCTCGCCGCCGACGCCCTGAGCCTGCGCACGCTGCTCGGTGATCTGGTGCAGTTGTACCGCCAACAGCCCCTGCCCGCGCTGGACTACAGCTTCCCGCGCTACCTGGCCGACCTGCGCGAGGAGCAGGCCAGTCCTGAGCACCGTGAGCGCCATCGCCAAGCCCGCGACTACTGGTTGCAGCGCCTGGACGCATTGCCGGGTGCCCCACGCCTGCCGATCAAGATGCAGGGCGATGAAGGCCAGGTGCGCCGCCGTCACCACTGGCTGTCGCCGTCCCTGCGCCAGGCGTTCGAGCGTCATGCCCGCGAGCACGCCCTCACCCCGGCCATGGCCCTGGCAGCGGTGTTTTGCGAGGCCCTCGGCGCCTGGTGCGAGACGCCCGAACTACTGCTCAACCTGCCATTGTTCAACCGCACGCCGTTGCATGCCGATGTCGAACGCCTGGTCGGTGACTTCACCTCGTCGATCCTGCTGGCCTGGGATGGCCGTGTGTCCGGCTCCTTTGCCGCCCGAGCCACAGCGTTGCAACGTCGCTTCCATGGTGACGCCGCCCACAGCGCGTTTTCCGGGCTCGAGGTGTTGCGCGAACTGTCGCGCCATCGCGGTGAGCAAGTGCTGGCGCCGGTGGTGTACACCAGCGCCCTGGGCCTGGGGGAGTTGTTCGCCGAGGGTGTGCAGGAGTGTTTCGGCCAGCCGGCGTGGATCATTTCCCAGGGCCCGCAGGTGTGGCTGGACGCCCAGGTCACCGAACTGGACGGCGGCATCCTGGTCAACCTCGATGCCCGTGAAGGGCTGTTTGCCGAGGGTGTACTGGACGGGCTGTTCGACGCCTACACCGGCCTGTTGCAGCGCCTGTGCCATGACGCCACGGCCTGGGATCAGCCGGTACCGGCGCTGATTCCCGCCAGTCAGCTTGGCGTACGCAGTGCCGCCCAGGGCCAGCCCGCCGCGTTGCCGGTCGAGCGCCTGCACGAAGGTTTCTTCACCCAAGCGCAGTTGGCCCCGACCCTGCCGGCATTGCTGTACGGCAATCAGGCCATCACCTATGGCGAGTTAGCCAAGCGTGCACTGGGCGTCGCGGCCTATCTCGAAAGCCAAGGCGTGAAGCGCGGTGACGTGGTGGCGCTGCAATTACCCAAAGGCCCCGAGCAGGTGATCGCTGTGCTGGGCATCCTGGCGTGCAGCGCCACCTACCTGCCCATCGGCGTCGACCAGCCTGCCGCACGTTGCCGCAAGATCTGCGAGGGCGCCGGTGCGCGCTTGCTGCTCACCCAGTTGCCGGACGCTGCTAGCCCATTGCAAGCACCCCGCCGCGGTGCAATCAGCGACCTGGCCTACATCCTTTACACCTCCGGCTCCACCGGTGAGCCCAAGGGCGTGGAAATCAGCCATCTCGCCGCCGCCAACACCCTGGAGGACCTGCAACGACGCTTGCAGCTCAACCGCGATGATCGGGTCCTGGCACTCTCGGCGCTGGAATTCGACCTGTCGGTGTTCGACCTGTTTGCCCCGCTGGCCTGCGGTGCGGCGGTGATCCTGATCGAGCCCGACGCCCAGCGCGACGCGCCACGCTGGCGCGAACTGGCGGTGCAGCACCGCGCCAGCGTGCTCAATTGCGTGCCGGCGCTGCTCGACATGCTGCTCGGCTGCGCCGACGCGCCGCTGCCCTTGCGCGCCGTCTTGCTCGGCGGTGACAAGGTCGCGCCGCAGCTGGCGCCGCGCCTGTGGGCCCAAGCCCCCGGTTGCCGCTTCATGGCCCTGGGCGGTGCAACGGAAGCGGCGATTCACTCAACGCTGTTCGAAGTCGTGCCCGGCCAGGCGCTGCACTGGCATTGCCTGCCCTATGGCAAGCCACTGGATAACGTCAGCCTGCGCGTCGTCGACCCGCATGGCCATGACTGCCCGGACTGGGTGGCCGGCGAACTGTGGATCGGCGGTGCCGGGGTGGCCGAGGGCTACCGGGGCGATGCGCTGCGCAGTGCCGAACGCTTTGTGCACTACCAGGGCCTGCGCTGGTACCGCACCGGCGACAGTGCGCGCTACCACCCCGACGGCACGGTGGAGTTCCTTGGGCGGACCGACTTCCAACTCAAGCTGCACGGCTACCGTATCGAAGCCGGTGAAGTGGAACACGCGCTGCTGGCCTGCCCCGGCGTCGAGCAGGCAGTGGCGCTGCTCGCCGGCCAGCACCTGGCGGCGGTGGTGCGCCTGGCGAATGGCCCAGCGCAACCCACCCCACTGGCGTTCCCGCGCCTGGCCGAGCATCTGCCGGCCTATATGATTCCCAGCCTGATCCTGGGCTGCGCGCAATGGCCTCTGACGACCAATGGCAAGGTGGATCGCAAGGTCCTCAACGGCTGGCTGGCGGAACACAGCGGCGCCGCCCCGGACCAGCTGTCACCGCCCTGTGGCCCCATCGAGCAACAGGTTGCCCACGCCTGGCAGCAGTTGCTCGGCTGTGGTGAAGTCTGTCGTGAGCACAGCTTCTTCGCCTTGGGTGGCGACTCCCTGAGCGCCACGCGCCTGGTGCGCCTGCTGGCCGAGCAAGGCCTGGGCGGCGCACGCATCGCCCGGGTGTTTGCCCAGCCGGTGCTGGCGCAGTTTTGCGAAGGCCTGCATCAACAGGCCCATATCCAGCCACCACGCACCCTGGTGCCGGACCTCGCCCAGCGCCATGCGCCCTTCCCCATCACCGAGGTGCAGCAGGCCTACTGGCTGGGCCGCGACCCAAGCCTGGTGCTGGGCGGTGTGAGTTGCCACTTCTACCGCGAATACGACGTCGAGGACCTCGACCTGCCACGCCTGCAACACGCACTCGGGCGCCTGATCGAACGCCACGAAATGCTGCGCGCCGTGTTCGATCAAGCGGGCCAGGCGCGCATCCTCCCCGTGGTGCCGACCTTCGTGATCGGCCAAGGCTACGCCTGCATCGAGGACCTGCGCGAACACTGTGCCCACCGCGTGTTCGATCCTGCCCACTGGCCGCTGTTCGATGTGCAGGCAGTGACCCAGGGCCGGCATACGCGACTGGCGATCAGCCTGGACAACCTGATCCTCGACGCCCTGAGCATCCTGCGTTTCTACGCCGAACTCGACGCGCTGTATCGCGAGCCGACGCTGACCCTGGCGCCGCTGGAACTGTCGTTTCGCGACTATCAGCTGCAGGCCGGCGTGGAACCTGCCGAACGGCTCGCCGCGCAACGTTTCTGGCAGGCACGTCTGCCCCAATTGCCGCCACACCCGCAACTGCCCCTGGCGACCGATCCTGCCAGCCTGGGCCGACCACGCTTCGAACGCCTGCAAGGGCAGGTCAAGGCGGGGGCGTGGCAAGCGATCCTGGCCAACGCCCAACAGCATGGCCTGACCGCTTCGGCAGTGCTGCTCTGTGCGTTTGCCGAAACCCTGGGCCGCTGGAGTGCGCGCCCGGACCTGAGCCTGAACCTCACGCTGTTCGATCGCCGCCCGGTGCACCCGCAGATCGATCAGATCATGGGCGATTTCACCTCCCTGACCCTGCTCGGTTATGTGCCCGTGGCAGGCGAACGCTGGATCGACCGTGCACGGCGCACCCAGCAGCATCTGGGCGAGGCCCTGGAGCACCGCTGCATTGGTTCCGTCAGCCTGTTGCGCCAACTGGCGAGGGACAGTGGCGAACAACAGGCGAGCATGCCGGTGGTATTTACCAGCGCCCTGGGCGTGCCGGATGGCACTGCCGCGCCGGTGGACGGCCCATTCGCCCGGCAGGTATTCGGCCTGACCCAGACCCCACAGGTGTGGCTCGACCATCAGGTGGTGGAAGCCGACGGCGGCATCGCCCTGAACTGGGACCGGGTGGTCGGCCTGTTCCCCGACGGCCTCGTCGAAGCGATGTTCGACGCCTACCTGGGCAGCCTCCACTGGCTCGCCGAACACCCCTGGGACAGCGCCCCGCCGGATCTGCTGCCAGTGGCCCAGGCCCAACTGCGCGCCCGCTTGAATGCCCCCGGCCCCGGCGTACCGGGTGACCCGACCTTGCACCAGGGCTTCTTCCAACACGCACAGCAAGCCCCGCAACGCCCGGCGTTGTTGTGGGGTGAGCATGGCCGCCTGAGTTATGGCGAACTCGCCGAGCGTGCGCTGCGCATCGCCCGCAGCCTGATGGACGCGGGCGTGACAACCGGGGATCTGGTGGCAGTGTCCCTGGCCAAGGGACCACAACAGATCGCCAGTGTGCTGGGGGTGCTGGCAGCGGGCGCGGCCTACCTGCCGGTGGGTGTGGACCAACCGCTACAGCGTTGCCAGCGCATCCTGCAACAGGCCGGCGTCAGCCTTATCCTCGCCGAGCACGACCCGCAATTACCCGGGGTCAAGCACCTCAAGCCGTCCCAGGCGCAAAGCGTCGAACCGCTGCACGCGCCGTTGCCCGTGAGCGCCGGCCAGTTGGCCTATGTGATCTATACCTCGGGCTCCACCGGCCAGCCCAAGGGCGTGGAAATCACCCATCGCGCCGCGATGAACACCGTGGCCGAGATCAACCGCGGCTACGGCGTCGACGCCTCGGACCGTGGCCTGGCGCTGTCGGCCCTGGACTTCGACCTGTCGGTGTATGACCTGTTCGGCCTGCTCTCGGTGGGCGGCGCCCTGGTGTTGATTGATGAAGACCAGCGCCGCGACGCCCGCGCCTGGCTCAAGGCCCTGCAACATCACAGCGTAAGCCTGTGGAACAGCGTGCCGGCGTTGCTCGACATGCTGCTCGAAGCCAACGCGGTGGAGCAACAACCCCTGGCACTGAAGGTGGCGCTGCTGTCAGGCGACTGGATCGGCCTCGACCTGCCGCAACGCCTGCGGCAACAGGCCCCGGACTGCCGCTTTATCGCCCTCGGTGGCGCGACCGAAGCGGCGATCTGGTCCAACCATTTCGAGGTACGGCAGCCGCTGCCGGGCTGGCGTTCGATCCCCTATGGCGTGCCACTGGCGAACCAGGCTTACCGCGTGGTGGACGCCCTTGGCCGCGACTGCCCGGACTGGGTCACGGGGGAGTTGTGGATCGGCGGTGACGGCGTCGCCCGTGGCTACCGCCATGCGCCGCAATTGAATGCCGAGCGCTTCGTCAACGGCTGGTACCGCACCGGCGACCTGGGCCGCTATCGCCCCGACGGCTTGCTGGAATTCCTCGGCCGCGCTGACACCCAGGTGAAGCTGCGCGGCCATCGCATCGAGCTGGGCGAAGTCGAAGCGGCCCTGGCCGCTCACCCCTGCGTGAACCAGGCCGTGGCGTTGGTCGCGGACCAGCGCTTGCTCGCCGCCGTCGCTGCCAGCACCTGCGCCGAAGTGCTGGCCCTGCACCTGGAGCAGTGCCTGCCCGCGTATATGCGCCCGGAACAGATCCTGGTGCTCGATCGCCTGCCCTTGAGCAGCAACGGCAAGGTCGATCGCCGCGCCTTGCTCGCGCCGCTGGCCGCCGCTGCCCATTCACGCCCCACGCTGGATGAAACGCCGTTGAGCACCACTGAACAGCTGGTCGCCGAGCTGTGGCAGCAGTTGCTCAACGTGCCCTGCGTGTCGCGCCACGACAACTTCTTCCGCCTCGGCGGCGACAGCCTGCTGGCCACACGTTTTCTCGAAATGCTGCGCAGCCGCATCGGCGTGGAACTGCCCATGGGCCAGTTGTTCGGCGCCGCCAGCCTGCTCGAAGTGGCGCAAACCCTCGAGCGCCAGCCCGCCCCGCACCCCATTGAAGAGGGCGTCATCTGA